The window CCAGATTCCTGTGAGCCCCTCCATCTCCTCCACTTTATTGAGTCTTTTCCACAGTTCCCCTGAGAGAACTCAGAGTACTTTTGAGGGTTTTCCCCAGTCTCCTCTCCAGATTCCCGTGagcccctccttctcctccacttTATTGAGTATTTTCCAGAGTTCCCCTGACAGTACTCAAAGTACTTTTGAGGGTTTTCCCCAGTCTCCTCTCCAGATTCCTGTGagcccctccttctcctccacttTATTGAGTCTTTTCCACAGTTCCCCTGAGAGAACTCAGAGTACTTTTGAGGGTTTTCCCCAGTCTCCTCTCCAGATTCCTGTGAGCCCCTCCATCTCCTCCACTTTATTGAGTATTTTCCAGAGTTCCCCTGAGAGAACTCAGAGTACTTTTGAGGGTTTTCCCCAGTCTCCTCTCCAGATTCCTGTGagcccctccttctcctccacttTATTGAGTCTTTTCCACAGTTCCCCTGAGAGAACTCAGAGTACTTTTGAGGGTTTTCCCCAGTCTCCTCTCCAGATTCCTGTGAGCCCCTCCATCTCCTCCACTTTATTGAGTCTTTTCCAGAGTTCCCCTGAGAGAACTCAGAGTACTTTTGAGGGTTTTCCCCAGTCTCCTCTCCAGATTCCTGTGagcccctccttctcctccacttTTTTGAGTATTTTCCAGAGTTCTCCTGAGAGTACTCAGAGTACTTTTGAGGGTTTTCCCGAGTCTCCTCTCCAGATTCCTGTGAGCGCCTCCTTCTCCTCCACTTTATTGAGTATTTTCCAGAGTTCGCCTGACAGTACTCAGAGTACTTTTGAGGGTTTTCCCCAGTCTCCTCTCCAGATTCCTGTGAGCCCCTCCATCTCCTTCACTTTATTGAGTCTTTTCCAGAGTTCCCCTGAGAGAACTCAGAGTACTTTTGAGGGTTTTCCCCCGTCTCCTCTCCAGATTCCTGTGAGCCCCTCCATCTCCTCCACTTCATTGAGTATTTTCCAGAGTTCCCCTGAGAGAACTCAGAGTACTTTTGAGGGTTTTCCCCAGTCTCCTCTCCAGATTCCTCAGAGTCCTCCTGAGGGGGAGAACACCCATTCTCCTCTCCAGATCGCTCAGAGTATTCCTGAGTGGGAGGACTCCCTGTCTCCTCACTACTTTCCTCAGAGCCCTCCTGAGGGGGAGGACTCCCTGCCTCCTCACTACTTTCCTCAGAGCCCTCCTCAGGGGGAAGACTCCCTGTCTCCTCACTACATTCCTCAGAGCCCTCCTCAGGGGGAGGACTCCCTGTCTCCTCACTACTTTCCTCAGAGCCCTCCTCAGGGGGAGGACTCCCTGTCTCCTCACTACTTTCCTCAGAACCCTCCTGAGGGGGAGGACTCCCTGTCTCCTCACTACATTCCTCAGAGCCCTCCTGAGGGGGAGGACTCCCTGTCTCCTCACTACATTCCTCAGAGCCCTCCTCAGGGGGAAGACTCCCTGTCTCCTCACTACATTCCTCAGAGCCCTCCTCAGGGGGAGGACTCCCTGTCTCCTCACTACTTTCCTCAGAGCCCTCCTCAGGGGGAGGACTCCCTGTCTCCTCACTACTTTCCTCAGAACCCTCCTGAGGGGGAGGACTCCCTGTCTCCTCACTACATTCCTCAGAGCCCTCCTCAGGGGGAGGACTCCCTGTCTCCTCACTACATTCCTCAGAGCCCTCCTCAGGGGGAAGACTCCCTGTCTCCTCACTACATTCCTCAGAGCCCTCCTCAGGGGGAGGACTCCCTGTCTCCTCACTACTTTCCTCAGAGCCCTCCTGAGGGGGAGGACTCCCTGTCTCCTCACTACTTTCCTCAGAACCCTCCTGAGGGGGAGGACTCCCTGTCTCCTCACTACATTCCTCAGAGCCCTCCTGAGGGGGAGGACTCCCTGTCTCCTCACTACATTCCTCAGAGCCCTCCTCAGGGGGAAGACTCCCTGTCTCCTCACTACTTTCCTCAGAGCCCTCCTGAGGGGGAGGACTCCCTGTCTCCTCACTACATTCCTCAGAGCCCTCCTCAGGGGGAAGACTCCCTGTCTCCTCACTACTTTCCTCAGAGCCCTCCTGAGGGGGAGGACTCCCTGTCTCCTCACTACTTTCCTGAGAGTCCTCCTGAGGGGGAGGACTTCCAGTCTTCTCTCCAGAGTCCTGTGAGTATCTGCTCCTCCTCCACTTCATTGAGTCTTCCCCAGAGTTTCCCTGAGAGTCCTCAGAGTCCTCCTGAGGGGCCTGCTCAGTCTCCTCTCCAGAGACCTGTCAGCTCCTTCTTCTCCTACACTTTAGCAAGTCTTCTCCAAAGTTCCTATGAGAGTCCTCAGAGTCCTCCTGAGGGGCCTGCCCCATCTCCTCTCCAGAGTCCTGTgagctccttctcctcctctgcttCATTGAGCCCATTCAGTGAACAGTCCAGCAACCCAGTAGATGAAGATACAAGTACCTCAGACACTTTGCTAGAGAGTGATTCCTTGACAGAGAGTGAGTCCTTGATAGAGAGCGAGCCCTTGTTCACTCACACACTGGATGAAAAGGTGGACGAGTTGGTGCAGTTTCTTTCCCTCAAATATCAAGCGAAGCAGCCTGTCACAAAGGCAGAGATGCTGACGAATGTCATCAGCAGGTACACGGGCTACTTTCCTGTGATCTTCAGGAAAGCCCGTGAGTACATGGAGATTCTTTTTGGCATTTCCCTGAGAGAAGTGGACCCTGACGACTCCTATGTCTTTGTAAACACATTAGACCTCACCTCTGAGGGGAGTCTGAGTGATGAGCAGGGCATGCCCCAGAACCCCCTCCTGATTTTTGTTCTTAGTATCATCTTCATGAAGGGCACTTGTGCCTCTGAGGAGGTCATCTGGTATGTGCTGAATGGAATGGGGGTGCATGCTGGGAGGGAGCACTTTGTCTTTGGGGAGCCCAGGGAGCTCCTCACTAAAGTTTGGGTGCAGGAACATTACCTAGAGTACCAGGAGGTGCCCAACACTTCTCCTCCATGTTACGAATTCCTGTGGGGTCCAAGAGCTCATTCAGAAATCATTAAGAGGAAAGTAGTAGAGTTTTTGGCCATGCTAAATAATACTGTCCCTGTTAGCTTTCCATCCTCATACAAGGATGCTTTGAAAGATGCAGAGAAGAGAGCCCAGGCCATAATTGACACCACAGATGATTTGACTGCCACAGAAAGTGCAAGCTCCAGCGTCATGTCCCCCAGCTTCTCTTCTTAGTGAAGTCTAGGGCAGATTCTTCCCTCTGAGTTTGAAGAGGGCAGTCGAGTTTCTACGTGGTGGAGGGCTCGGTTGAGGCTGGAGAGAACACAGTGCTATTTGCATCATTTCTGTTCCATATGGGTAGTTAAGGGGTTCAACTGTTTTACTTTTgggtatttttcaaatgtttttcctgTTAGTAACAGGTTTAAATAACTTCAGAATCCTAGTCGCACATGTATTGCTGTTTATCTGGTTTAAGAGTAACAGTTTGatattttgtaaaaacaaaaacacacccaAACACACCACGTTGGGAAAACCTTCTGCCTCATTTTGTGATGTGTCACAGGTTAATGTGGTATTGCTGTAGGAATTTTCTTGAAACTGTGAAGGAACTCTGCAGTTAAATAGTGGAACAAAGTAAAGGATTGTTAATATTTGCATTTCCTCAGGTCCTTTAGTCTGTTGTTCTTGAAAACTAAAGATACATACCTGGTTTGCTTGGCTTATGTAAGAAAGTAGCAGAAAGtaaattgtaataaataaaagtatcagTGACTCATTTATGTGGTGAACATTATATCAGCATTTGCTCATAGAAATTACTGTTAGTAGTGAAGTTACTATTAAAAGCAAGACTCATCCCTAACCCTAAAACGGTAGAGTGTACGTCCAGAAGCCATATCAGGAATGTGTAAGATTTTCTCTACAATCTAAAGAATAAGTTTAAAAAGGAGTGGGGAGGTGAGACTCCAGATGGAGCCTTTGATTAAAAAGGCCCTGAGCTAAGGCAGTTTTGGGCTTTGGGCAACTGCAGGTGCTTCTGTGGGAGCTGATTGTTATGAAGCTGGGTGGCGGCAGGGCCCAGACTCTCAGAAGGTGAGAGAAAAGCCTGGAAAGGAAAACCACTTGAGCAGTTCCCTCTGGGTGGAGGATGAAGCGGAGAGGAGTCTCCACATGGGGAAGTAATGGAAGGTGTTCTGTGGCTCTGTAACTGGTGAGCTTGAACACAGTGCAAGGACTAGGTGATTAATACCCATCATCTGCAAGGTTTCCTGAGAATTTTGGTTATAATTCCTCATATGGTGCTCAGAAGCCTCTAGGCTGGCACTCATTTGCCAGGCCTGGGAGAGCCCAAGCCCATTCCAGTGACAGGACTTTTAGTTGGGTTcttttgaatgtaatgtggacaaGTCTAAGCAAGGTGTAGATTTCTCGTGGATCTTAAATAAAACTAGTGGTTTGGATGGATGATCAGTGGGGAAAGTGAAAAGGAGTTGGTCCTTAACTTAAAATCTACAATCTTTGAGTTGCATTCAGTTGTGGAAGCCTCTCCTTTCTTGAATGATACAATATAtccttttagaaagaaaatgtccTGAGGTATATTTATAAAGCCAAACTTTTGGTTCAGTTCATAGTCCTTGACATATTCAGCTAGATGTTCTATGAGACGTTTTGGATAACGAAAACAAGAGCTGAATTTTTCTGAAAAGACAGTAGTAGACTTTGGGGTTATAATCATATTGATGACAACTGCCATTTATTAAAATTCCAAGGTATGCCAAGCCGTGTGCCAGGTATTTTGCTCACAGTACACACACTCCAGCAATTCTACAGAACAGGGATTAtcaaacccattttacagatgaagaagctgaggtttATAGTTCATGACAAATTCCCCAAGATCACATGATGATCACATGATTAGAAAGTGACTGGGCTGGGACTTGAGTTCTGAATTCATCTAGACCCACACTGTCCCCACTCCTCTCAGCCTGAGCATAGCCTTCTTCCTGTAAAGTCACTTCTCTTCACACTTCCTGATGTCTTTCAGGCAACATACAGAAGAAACCTGTGACAAAGCATTTAGATAGGCCTAGAGAAGAAAGGTGACAATGAGAATCAATACCTTTCAGGGATCGTGTTGGGCTTTCTTTACCTAAATTCTTTCTTTACCTAAATTCTTCCTGTTATGAGCCCTAGGTTTCTTGAGAGCTGACTCCGTCTGGGTGCCAGTACTTTTGCCTAGCCCCAGGGCTTTCCCACCTAACAGCGCCCTCCATTTGATCTCCCGTGGGCGCTCTCCTGTGCAACTCTGGAACCTGGCCTGCTGAGTAACTTCTCACTGTGGTCTCGCACTCTGAAGCCTGTGCCCAGCCCTCAGTGCAAGAGCCCAGAGACATCTGCCCTTCCCCTGACATAGACCACTGTTTGTCCCTGGAGAAGTTCCCTGGCTGATCCATCCCTCCCGCTGGCTCCTCTGTGATAACGGCCCTCGATGTGAATATCCACTCTGGATACTGACATTTCCCTACCTATGCTGGCCATCTTCAACACACTCTCCACATATTTCCAAATAGGCCGCAGAGTAAAATCTGATTTGTCACATAACATATGGGTTTAGGGATGTAATCCTAAGGTCAGATACAGCCTATTTGAAATCTTCGTAATATTTGATACTTGTAGTATGATTTTAATGAGATGCATTATCTGAAACAGGGCACTGAACACAAACAGAGATGAATAAGTTTGTGTAGATGATCAAATGCCAATCTTTCCTTCATAaactttgtagatgaggaaaggCTATAGACATCACTTTCTAAATGATCTACAGGAAGGtgaatttctaaaaaaagaaaacaaaatcttgaAAACTGCCTAGGAGGTGACAAGGGTACTTTGGGGGACATGCCATATCTGACgagaaataaacaataattaaACATCCTTCCACTGTCTCTTGTCTGTGTACCTGCCCCACAGGAAAATCgtggcttgcagtgagccacaggCACGTGTATAGCTGTTCAGGAATGTTCTGTCATATGGAGGGTAGCACAGGCTCACAGGGTAGGTTATTTTTCACACACCAAAAATATGAGAGAATTCTCAGCCTAAAGAAATTATATAGGTTATTAAAAGGACAGTGCCAAGTGATATTGAGGGATTAAGGTTGACCCTCCCTGCTAAGACTTAcagaattgttttaaaactggATGTAATCCTGAATTTGAAACCACCAGTCACCTCGTAGGTGCAAGAAAAAGTTGGAAGATTTCCAGGCTATGCGGACATTCCCAGAAACAATTCCAAGACAAGAAGAGAATTACTGTCCTCAAGTATAATATTTGCTTTTCACTGAGCACCGTAATAACATATGGGAGAGACTACAAGTGCCCATCTCCATCTTGTCTAGCTCGCCTTCCTGGCTGGTTCATTTGTAGTTAGACAGAAGCCAGTGCATCATTCCCATGCTTTCGTTTCTGTTCAGCACTTAACATCTGTTGTGATGTGGAGAGGCAAGGTGAAAGCAGCTTGGATTGTTGGCTGAGGGGAAAGTGAGGGCCTGCTGTGGATTAGTTTCTTAtgccataacagaatactacagactgggtgacttaaacaatagaattgtattttctcccatttctggAGGCTAAATATCTAAGATCAAGATTTGGTCAGTTTGAtttctgccctggcctccccaTGCCTTGCTGATGACCACTTTCACACTGAATTCTTACATGGATGTTCTTTGGCCTGTGTGTCTGTATCTTAATCTGCTCTTTTAtgagaacaccagtcatattgaataTGATCCTAATCATaagacctcattttaccttagcTGCCTTTTCAAAGgttctgtctccaaatacagtgatATTCTGCGGTACTGGGGGTTGAGACTTGGATATATGAACTCGGAAAGAGTGGcgcaattcagcccataacacccTGCCAACTTAAATCAGAATTTATGTGCACAAAAATAAACTCGTGTTAAGCCATTTAACTTTCAGGGAGTTTTTTCTCCTCCATCAGGTTACTGTTAATGTGACTACTGGGGtgctcctcttccttttcttagggTCATTTCAATATTTGACTTAAAAGTAAATAGTGCATGTATTTTTGttgcaaaaattctaaaaatacataGACATTGCATTGCTTTCTTCACAAAGTTCCTCCAAAACTCAGCCTCCTACTCAGAAGTTTCCACAAGTAACAATGTggccatgtaaattttaaaatatgattttcaaTTTCAGGCTTTCATAAAGATAGATgtgctattttatatatacacatatatgtacatacacacacacgtgtaacGATATAATGATGTACATATAGATCTGCCACTTACCTCTGCCACTATAATAGGTTCAATTGCCTCTTCCACAAACTTCtacactgaaataaaaatgtggCATTGATTTCGAGATAGGATTATTTCAAAGGCAATCaaggtaaaatgaggttattAATGCTGGCCTTATTGGAAGTCAGTATtaaaaggggatatttggacataGAGATATGAGTATGGAGATGACAATGTGCGTAGACATGGAGGGAAGACAGCTAGGTACAAGGCAATGAGAGAGGCCTGGAAAGCATCCCACAATCACAGCCTCATAAGCAATCAATCTTGTGTACACCTTGCTCTTGGGCTACCAGAttccaaaactgtgagacaatgAAATTCTGTTGTTTTGTCAACCAGGTTGTGGTACTCTGCTATTGCAACCCTAACATGCCATGATACTCACTTATTAAAATGTACCCAGCATCTTTCCATGTCAGCACATAGAGATCTGCCTTACTTTGGGGACTTTTCTCGAGAATGCCAGTTTATTTCTGTGCATTAACAAACTGAACCAACCTCCTCCTGATGAAcacatatttgctttttctttgtggctaaaattagtataaatataatcaatatatttGAGCATAAATTCTGGGACAAATGCATAAAATTCCTTATAAGGAATACATATCAATGTAGAAGTTGTGCAGAAGTGAACAGGGTAtgaataattttatactttttcaaaTGTTGCTGACTTTTTCCACCAAAGGTCTCACTAATTAGTTTCCCTACACATTTGTTTATGTGGAAATGATTCATTTGTTGACAAACATattttatcagaattttaaaCCTTATTGAAACTTATGGGTGAAAATCCTAGGGGAGTTTGGTTTTGGTAATGACATTTTCAGATGCATCACCAAAATTTTGGTCGAACTTATAGGTGCAAACCCTAGTTGACCTTAAGTTTGGTGGTGACTTTTTCAGATGCAACACCAAAAGTGCCAACATCTAAGAAAAGAgatataaattggacttcattaaaatgaacAACTTCTACTCTAAAAGACTGCTAAGAGAAAAGACAAGCCAGAGACTGGGATAAATGTTTTGtgaaacacatatctgataaaagatgTATATTGAAATATGCACAAAACGCTGAAACCCAATCATAAGAAAATAGAAAgccatttttcatgtgttttttggctgcataaatgtcttcttttgagaagtgtctgttcatatcctttgcccactttttgatggggttgtttgtttttttcttgtaagtttgtttgagttcattatagattctggatattagccctttgtcagctgagtaggttgcgaaaattttctcccattttgtaggttgcctgttcactctgatggtagtttcttttgctgtgcagaagctctttagtttaattagatcccatttgtcaattttggcttttgttgccattgcttttggtgttttagacatgaagtccttgcccatgcctatgtcctgaatagtattgcctaggttttcttctagggtttttatggttttcggtctagggacatggatgaaactggaaatcatcattctcagcaaactgtcgcaaggacaaaaaaccaaacaccgcatgttctcactcataggtgggaattgaacaacgagaacacatggacacaggaaggggaacaccacactctggagactgttgtggggtggggggaggggggagggatagcattaggagatatacctaatgctaaatgacgagttaataggtgcagcacaccagcatggcacatgtatacatatgtaacaagcctgcacattgtgcacatgtaccctaaaacttaaagtataataataataattaaaaaaaaaagaaaatagaaagcctAATTGAAAATGGCCAAAAATTCTAAACAGGTACCCCACCAAAGGTATATATGAATAGAAAGTAATTGGATACAACTGTCCaatttgtgatatggtttggttctgtgtccccaccgaaatttgaactcaaattttaatccccacatgtcgagggagggagatgattggatcatgggggcagtttcacccatgctgttcccattgtagtgagtgagttctcacgagatctgattgttttgtaCATGTTTCGAAGTTCCTCCTTCGTGCTTCTTCCTCCTGCTGCCTTGAGAAAAAGGTACCTGCTTCCACTTCGCATTCCACCATGATCATAAGTCTCCTGAAGCCtcccccagccgtgtggaactgggagtcaactaaacctctttgttttataaattattcagtctcaggcattttttattttattttattattattatactttaagttttagggtacatgtgcacaatgtgcaggttagttacatatgtacacatgtgccatgctggtgtgctgcacccattaactcgtcatttagcattaggtatatctcctaatgctatccctcccccctccccccaccccacaacagtccccagagtgtgatgttccccttcctgtgtccatgtgttctcattgttcaattcccacctatgaatgagaacatgtggtgtttggttttttgtccttgcaacagtttactgagaatgatgatttccaatttcatccatgtccctacaaaggacatgaactcatcattttttatggctgcatagtattccatggtgtatatgtgccacattttcttaatccagtctatcattgttggacatttgggttggttccaagtctttgctcttgtgaatagtgccgcagtaaacatacctgtgcatgtgtctttatagcagcatgatttatagcagtccttgcccatgcctacgtcctgaatggtaatgcctaggttttcttctagggtttttatggttttaggcctaccatttaagtctttaatccatcttgaattaatttttgtataaggtgtaaggaagggatccagtttcagctttctacatatggctagccagttttcccagcaccatttattaaatagggaatcctttccccatggcttgtttttctcaggtgtgtcaaagatcagatagttgtagatatgcggcattatttctgagcgttctgttctgttccattggtctatatctctgttttggtgccagtaccatgctgttttggttactgtagctttgtaggatagtttgaagtcaggtagcgtgatgcctccagctttgttcttttggcttaggattgacttggcaatgcggg of the Pongo abelii isolate AG06213 chromosome X, NHGRI_mPonAbe1-v2.0_pri, whole genome shotgun sequence genome contains:
- the LOC100451620 gene encoding melanoma-associated antigen C1-like, which codes for MGDKEMPAAGMPSLLQSSAESPQSRPEVGDSQSPLQRPPEGKDSQSPLQIPQSSPEGDDTQSPLQSPQSRTEGEDSPDPLQRPLEGKDSQSPLQIPQSSENDDTQSPLQNPQCPSEGEDSLSPLEISQSPPEGEDAQSPLQNPTSSFFSSDLLSIFQSSPESTQSPFEGFPQSPLQIPVSASFSSTLLSIFQSSPDSTQSTFEGFPQSPLQIPVSPSISSTLLSLFHSSPERTQSTFEGFPQSPLQIPVSPSFSSTLLSIFQSSPDSTQSTFEGFPQSPLQIPVSPSFSSTLLSLFHSSPERTQSTFEGFPQSPLQIPVSPSISSTLLSIFQSSPERTQSTFEGFPQSPLQIPVSPSFSSTLLSLFHSSPERTQSTFEGFPQSPLQIPVSPSISSTLLSLFQSSPERTQSTFEGFPQSPLQIPVSPSFSSTFLSIFQSSPESTQSTFEGFPESPLQIPVSASFSSTLLSIFQSSPDSTQSTFEGFPQSPLQIPVSPSISFTLLSLFQSSPERTQSTFEGFPPSPLQIPVSPSISSTSLSIFQSSPERTQSTFEGFPQSPLQIPQSPPEGENTHSPLQIAQSIPEWEDSLSPHYFPQSPPEGEDSLPPHYFPQSPPQGEDSLSPHYIPQSPPQGEDSLSPHYFPQSPPQGEDSLSPHYFPQNPPEGEDSLSPHYIPQSPPEGEDSLSPHYIPQSPPQGEDSLSPHYIPQSPPQGEDSLSPHYFPQSPPQGEDSLSPHYFPQNPPEGEDSLSPHYIPQSPPQGEDSLSPHYIPQSPPQGEDSLSPHYIPQSPPQGEDSLSPHYFPQSPPEGEDSLSPHYFPQNPPEGEDSLSPHYIPQSPPEGEDSLSPHYIPQSPPQGEDSLSPHYFPQSPPEGEDSLSPHYIPQSPPQGEDSLSPHYFPQSPPEGEDSLSPHYFPESPPEGEDFQSSLQSPVSICSSSTSLSLPQSFPESPQSPPEGPAQSPLQRPVSSFFSYTLASLLQSSYESPQSPPEGPAPSPLQSPVSSFSSSASLSPFSEQSSNPVDEDTSTSDTLLESDSLTESESLIESEPLFTHTLDEKVDELVQFLSLKYQAKQPVTKAEMLTNVISRYTGYFPVIFRKAREYMEILFGISLREVDPDDSYVFVNTLDLTSEGSLSDEQGMPQNPLLIFVLSIIFMKGTCASEEVIWYVLNGMGVHAGREHFVFGEPRELLTKVWVQEHYLEYQEVPNTSPPCYEFLWGPRAHSEIIKRKVVEFLAMLNNTVPVSFPSSYKDALKDAEKRAQAIIDTTDDLTATESASSSVMSPSFSS